One region of Manis pentadactyla isolate mManPen7 chromosome 9, mManPen7.hap1, whole genome shotgun sequence genomic DNA includes:
- the LOC118912081 gene encoding olfactory receptor 51L1-like: MRVFNSSDFKPLLLSGFSGLEAYHTQISILFCVLYLIDIMGNSTIMIVIWMEQSLHAPMYFFLSMLAISDLGLCATTLPTILRLFWFNAREIDFDACLAQMYFIHIFSMMESGILLSMAFDRYVAISNPLRYTAILNSSTIMKMSVGFVLRAIIVLIPAPVLVKQLKFCEANVLSHSYCLHPDIIKLSCSDHLVSSFLGLTVIIITFGVDSVLILLSYVKILTTVLGIASPEERVKALNTCVSHICAVLLVYIPMLGVSIIHRFGKCVPHVVHIIMGYVYLLLPPVLNPIVYCIKAREIQKAMLKKIISNTIHSVL; this comes from the exons ATGAGAGTTTTCAACAGCAGTGATTTCAAACCCTTGCTGCTTTCCGGGTTCTCTGGCTTAGAAGCTTACCATACTCAGATTTCTATCCTCTTCTGTGTTTTATATCTAATTGACATTATGGGCAACAGCACCATAATGATAGTAATCTGGATGGAACAATCACTCCATGCACCTatgtacttctttctttccatgcTGGCAATCAGTGACCTGGGCCTCTGTGCCACCACATTACCTACAATACTCAGGCTTTTCTGGTTCAATGCTCGTGAAATAGACTTTGATGCATGCCTTGCCCAGATGTATTTTATCCACATCTTCTCCATGATGGAGTCAGGTATTCTACTGTCTATGGCTTTTGACCGCTATGTAGCCATATCCAATCCTCTCCGATACACTGCCATCCTGAACAGTTCTACCATTATGAAAATGTCTGTAGGGTTTGTGTTGCGGGCCATCATTGTCCTCATCCCAGCTCCTGTCCTCGTTAAGCAACTCAAATTTTGTGAGGCCAATGTGCTTTCCCATTCCTACTGCCTACACCCAGATATTATTAAGCTTTCCTGCTCTGACCATCTTGTTAGCAGCTTCTTAGGACTCACTGTTATTATCATAACATTTGGAGTTGATTCTGTGCTTATCCTGCTCTCCTATGTGAAGATTCTGACCACAGTCCTGGGTATTGCCTCCCCGGAAGAAAGAGTTAAGGCCCTTAACACCTGTGTTTCCCATATCTGTGCCGTGTTACTGGTTTACATCCCCATGTTGGGAGTGTCTATAATTCACCGCTTTGGAAAATGTGTCCCACATGTGGTTCATATTATCATGGGCTATGTCTACTTGCTGTTGCCTCCTGTGCTCAATCCCATTGTCTACTGCATCAAGGCCCGTGAAATAC aaaaagctatgCTAAAAAAGATAATATCTAATACTATACACTCTGTGCTATAG